The genomic interval CCCCCTCACAAAAGTGTAGAGGATAGGGAGCTACGACCGTGGTTCTCAACTCGTTGACCGGATCTCGAAGCGCGCGCCACCGCTCTCGCTCGCCGTCACCGCGGTCGCCCAGCCGTGGACCGTCGCCACCTCGTCGACGATCATCAGCCCGAGCCCGGTGCCGGCGTCAGTGCCGGAGACGCCCTCCTCGAACAGGTTGGCTCGCGCTGCCTCGGGGATTCCGACGCCGTCGTCCTCGACGAAGAACCCGTCCGGCAGCGTTCCGATAGTCACCGTCACCGGGTCGCGGTCGACTGCGTCGTCGGCCCCCGGTCGACTGCCCGTCGAGCCGTGCCCGACAGCGTCGTCGGACTGCGTCGGATCGCTCGTTGAACCGTGTTCCACGCAGTTCCGAAACAGGTTCTCGAACAGCTGCATGAGGAGCGTCCGCTTGGCCGAGACCGTCCCGTCCGAGGCGACCGACAGCGTCGCCCCGCCGGTGTCGACGTTGCTCCACGCCGCTTCGGCGACGGCCGAGACCGACACGGTCGTCGTCTCGATGTCTGCCCCGTCGGTCCGGGTGAGTGTGAGCACGTCGGAGATGAGCCGTTCCATCCGGTGGTGCGAGTCGTCCACGTCCGCCAGAAGCTCGTCGTCACGGGTCTGCCTGAACAGTTCGAGCTTACCCGACGCGACGGTCAGCGGGTTGCGGAGGTCGTGGCTCACGACCCGTGCGAACCGGTCGAGTTGCTCGTTGCGGTGTTCGAGCTCCCGCTGTTGTTCGACCTGCTCGGTGATGTCGTTGACGAGCACGACGCGCCCGGCGAGTACGTCCCGCTGGTCGTACAGCGGGGAGATGCGGACCGTGAAGGTGCGGTCATTGAGCGTCGTCTCGAACGATTCGTCCGACCGGGTGGTCATGATCTTCTCGTAGAGCGCATCGGAGTCCGGGAACGGCGCCAGCAGCGGTTCGACTGGCTCCCCCGCCGCCGACCGGCCCTCCACGCCGAGGAGCCGGCGTCCCTCGTCGTTGCTATCGACGAGCCGCCCGTCGGTGTCGATGACGAACACGCCGGCCTGTAGCGTCTCGACGACGGTGTTGCGGGCCACCGGCGTGATATCGAGAAAGCCGACGGAGGTGATGGCATAGCCCAGCGAGAGGCCGGTGACGGCGAAGCCGACCTGCGAAAGGTCGTACTGGATCGGGGTGAAGATGTAGAGGACGTTCCCGAGCCACGGGACGAAGATGGCAAACAGGAACGCGACGACCTGCTTCTGGTAGAGGAAGTCAGAGCGGACGGCGAAGAGACCGATCATCACCACCGCCGCGACGAGCAGCGTGTAGGAGTACAGCGTATGGATCAGAAAGCCGACCTGAAAGGTCCGGACCACACCGTACACCGCCGCCGGGTCCAGCGCCGTCTCCGTCCACATCAGTCCGTGCGTGCCGTTCGTGAGCACGACGGCCGTCGCGAGCACCGGTTCGACCGACAGCAACGCCAGCGACCGGCGTGTGAGATACTTCCCTCGACCGGTGTACTCCAGCGTGAACGCGAAGAGGCCGAACACGCCGACGGTGACGAAGGGGATAACCAGCCTGAGCGAGACCCACGACAGCGGTGAGGCTCCGAGAACGGTCGGGAGCAGGGTGAAAAACGTCCAGAAGACGATGCCGACGTTCATGATAGCGAGATACGCCGCCCCCGGTTCCTCGCGCTGTTGCCAGGCGCGAACGGCGACGGCGCCGGTCGCCAAACAGACCGCTCCGAGAACACCCTGATACAACAGGTGTATCGGAGTCATAATCGGTAACTACTGGGATAATATATAAAGTCAACGTCACTGCGGTCCGAACGCCCGCCTGCCCGCATTTTTATCACTTCACCTGTTGTACCCAGTCGCATGGATATTGGTGTTCTGACAGTCCCGCTCGGCGACCAGCCACTGGACGAGACGCTGTCCTATCTCGACGATATCGGCGTCGACGCCGTCGAACTCGGCTGTGGCGGCTACCCCGGCAGTGACCATCTCGACCGGACGGCCCTGCTCGACGACGAGTCGGCACAGGCCGACCTGCGGGAGACGCTCTCCGCTCACGGCATGCGAGTGAGCGCGCTGGCCACGCACAACAACCCGCTCCACCCCGACGAGGACCGCGCCGAGGCGGCGGACACGGAACTGCGCGAGGCCGTCGAACTCGCGGCCCAGCTCGACGTGAACACGGTGACCTGTTTCTCGGGACTGCCCGCCGGCGGCCCGAACGACGAGGTGCCAAACTGGGTCACGGCGCCCTGGCCGCAGGAACACGCCGACGCCCACGAGTACCAGTGGGGCGTCGCCACCGACTACTGGGCGGACCTCGCCGACCACGCCGCCGACCACGGCGTCGACGTGGCCATCGAGATGCACCCCAACATGCTCGTCTACGAGCCCCGCGGCATGCTGGAACTGCGGGAAGCGACCAACGAGCACGTCGGCGCGAACTTCGACCCCTCGCATCTGTATTGGCAGGGTATCGACGTGACCGCGGCCATCCGGCTGCTCGGTGAGGCGGACGCCATCCATCACTTCCACGCCAAGGACACGAAGGTCTACGAGGAGAACGCCCGCCAGAAAGGGGTGCTCGATACGACGGCCTACACGGACGAAGTCGACCGGTCGTGGCTGTTCCGCTCTATCGGCTACGGCCACGACGAGAGCCACTGGAAAGACGTGGTCTCGACGCTGCGGATGGTCGGCTACGACGGCGCGCTCTCCATCGAACACGAGGACTCGCTGACCAGCGCCCGCGAGGGGCTGGAGAAGGCCGTCGACGTGCTGGACCGCGCCGTCTTCGAGACGCAACCCGGTGACGCCTACTGGGCGGAGTGAACGAGACCGATGACAGATACACCCCTCGACATCGGCGTCCTCGGCTACCGTTTCATGCGAAACCACCTTTTTCAGCGTCGGGTTCGCGCGCTGCGCTCACCGCTCCTCGAAAAACGTGGGCGAAAAAGGCCGCTCGCGAGCCTACGGCTCGCTCGCGGTACCACGGAGGCACGATGACAGCACCGCTCGACATCGGCGTCCTCGGCTACCGTTTCATGGGGAAAGCACACGCTAACGCGTTCGCCCGCCTCCCCATGTTCTTCGAGGACGCCCCCGAGCTGAACCGCGAGGTCATCGTGGGCCGCGACGAGGCCGCCCTCGACGACGCGGCCGACCGACTGGGCTTTGCCCGCACCGCGACCGACTGGCGCGACGTGGTCGACGAGGTCGACGTGTTCTACAACCTCGGTCCGAACCACGTCCACGCCGAGCCCTCCATCGCCGCGCTCGAAGCGGGCACGCCGGTGTTCTGCGAGAAGCCGCTGGCCCCGACCCTCTCCGACGCCGAGTCGATGGCCGCGGCGGCCGAGGAGGCCGGAGTCCCCGCCGGTATCGCGTTCAACTACCGGTTCGTCCCGGCAATCCAGTACGCCAAGGAGCTCATCGAGAACGGCGAACTGGGCGAGATTCACCACTTCCGCGGGCGCTATCTGCAGGACTGGCTCGTCGACCCGGAGGCGCCCTGGTCGTGGCGCAACGACGCCGAGATGGCCGGCAGCGGCGCGCTCGGCGACCTCGGCGCCCACACCATCGACCTCGCCCGGTTCCTCGTCGGCGACGTCGCCGAGGTGTCCGGCCAGCTCCGAACGTTCGTCGACGAGCGCCCCGTCGACGGCGAGGACGAGCGCTGGGCGGTCACCGTCGACGACGCCTACAGCGCACAGGTCGCCTTCGATAACGGCGTGATGGGGACGCTGGAGGCGTCGCGGTTCGCCAGCGGTCACAAGAACGACCACACCATCGAAATCGAGGGTTCGAAGGGTGGACTGCGGTTCTCGCTGGAGCGGCTGAACGAACTCGAACTCCTGCGGGAAGGCTCTCGTGGGTACGAGACCGTTCTGATGACGGACCCGGACGACCCCTACCTCGACCACTGGTGGCCGCCGGGCCATGTCATCGGCTGGGAGCACACGTTCGTCCACGAGAACTACGAGTTTCTACGTTCAGTGTCAACAGGAAATGAGTACCACCCTGACTTTGGCGATGGGCTAGCCGTCCAGCGCGTTCTTGACGCAATCCAGCGAAGTGATGAACAAGGAGAGCGGATTAGTGTTGACTAGGGATTAAATCCATCTACCGCGAGCAAATCTACAAGTTCGGCGTCTGAAATCTGCTACCCGTTGTTTTCTTGTGCTTCAGCCATCTGTCTCAAATGTTCTTGTTCCTGTTCTTTCGCCTTCTCTTTCTGTCTCGCCTTCCACCAAAACACCGCACCAAGCGGGATTCCGATGACTGTCAGACAGCACAACGCCGCTAATATTCTTAATCCGGTAGCATATGCCATGTCATGACAACATGATTTGTCAATGAAAAAGCTGCCGCTTAACCAACAGTCACACCAACACATCCGATTGTTGGTTAATACGAAAAATCTATACTACTTGAAATATTGTTAAAATATGATGATTACTAGAAAATCACTGATTACACTCTGTGTTGGGCTTATGCTAGTCGTCGCTGGCTGTTCGGCTTCGTCTCCCAATAGTGGCACTCCCTCTAATACAGAACAATCCTCCGCCACTGATACACCTTCTAACACAGAACAGCCCTCCGCCAGTAGCAATTTCATCACATACAGATATCAAAATGGGAGCCTCACACATACTGTGAGAGTCTATCCCGGAAATGACACCTATGATACTATACTTGAGAGCAATCTGGAGCCTCCGTATGGCAACTTTAGCACCAATATCACTCTCGGGATACTCTGTGAAGGGAATGAACAACTGGTATACAACCGGACTGGTAGCCAAAATGGGGTTACTGATAACGCGAGTACCTACATGAGAACCGATGAATCGGGCGGAACAAGTACCGTTCAGGGTGTTCCAAATCGCATTTACAATACTTACACACCGCGAAGGGTAGAAGCGGCTGTTTATACAGAGAACGGAACCACAGTTCTTGAAAGCTGTACTGTTGACGGGAAAGGCTCATGGGAATTTGATTAGTTCTTTTCTCTCCAAAATCAATTCACTCCTCAGACAGTTCCCACACTGTATTAATCAAATCGGGCGGAATGTGAAACGTTCTGTCGTCCTCTTCGCACCGATACAGGTCTTCAGACGTATCAACACACTCCCAATCATGACTTAGCAACCCAGCCACAGTATCGATTACAGGATACTCGCCTGAGTCAGCCTGTTCCATCGATTCAACTTTCTGCGCAATCTCGCGTTTACTCTTCCGGGTCATTGTCAGGTTGTAAGGCTTCGGCCCATGCGTCGCCTAATTCGTCGTTTGACGGGTCCGCGTATTCGTCTGAAAAATACTGTTCTATCGGCCCAACGTTGTCAGGAACGTCTGTCTGTTCAATCTCATTCAGTGTGGTCTCAATCTCTCGCTTAGATTTCCGTGTCATTCTGATTCAAGTTCATCAAGCCGCTGGGATAGTTCCTCAAGGTCCCTGTCGTTCTGCATTTGCCGATGCACGTTCGCTGCATAGGCTAACGCGCGTATCCACTTGATTCGGACCTTCTCATTCTCAGGGTCGTACACTCGCCCCTCTTCGACTTTCCTGTGAGCCTCGCGGATTCCGTCCTCTAGCAGCTCAAGAATCTCGTCACGATTCGGTAATTCCCGCGCGGGCGCACTCGCTGTCTCGGCGTCAGACATGGCTACCACCGGGGGGTGCAACCCGAAAACTGGCGTTAGAAGGGTTTTGAGAGCGATACATCACGTTCGGAAGCGTAATTGGGAGTTGCTTAGTCACGGTTACATCACCGTTGTAGTCCCGGCCAAAACACCGCTACCGGGATACGAAAATGAAACTGCAACCGAAGACTCAGAGGAGACAATTACCTCGCCGGTGTCTAATCCGGGTCATTGGCAGTTTGATTACTGGCCTTCTCTTACAGGGACA from Halomicroarcula saliterrae carries:
- a CDS encoding histidine kinase N-terminal 7TM domain-containing protein, which encodes MTPIHLLYQGVLGAVCLATGAVAVRAWQQREEPGAAYLAIMNVGIVFWTFFTLLPTVLGASPLSWVSLRLVIPFVTVGVFGLFAFTLEYTGRGKYLTRRSLALLSVEPVLATAVVLTNGTHGLMWTETALDPAAVYGVVRTFQVGFLIHTLYSYTLLVAAVVMIGLFAVRSDFLYQKQVVAFLFAIFVPWLGNVLYIFTPIQYDLSQVGFAVTGLSLGYAITSVGFLDITPVARNTVVETLQAGVFVIDTDGRLVDSNDEGRRLLGVEGRSAAGEPVEPLLAPFPDSDALYEKIMTTRSDESFETTLNDRTFTVRISPLYDQRDVLAGRVVLVNDITEQVEQQRELEHRNEQLDRFARVVSHDLRNPLTVASGKLELFRQTRDDELLADVDDSHHRMERLISDVLTLTRTDGADIETTTVSVSAVAEAAWSNVDTGGATLSVASDGTVSAKRTLLMQLFENLFRNCVEHGSTSDPTQSDDAVGHGSTGSRPGADDAVDRDPVTVTIGTLPDGFFVEDDGVGIPEAARANLFEEGVSGTDAGTGLGLMIVDEVATVHGWATAVTASESGGARFEIRSTS
- a CDS encoding sugar phosphate isomerase/epimerase family protein; this encodes MDIGVLTVPLGDQPLDETLSYLDDIGVDAVELGCGGYPGSDHLDRTALLDDESAQADLRETLSAHGMRVSALATHNNPLHPDEDRAEAADTELREAVELAAQLDVNTVTCFSGLPAGGPNDEVPNWVTAPWPQEHADAHEYQWGVATDYWADLADHAADHGVDVAIEMHPNMLVYEPRGMLELREATNEHVGANFDPSHLYWQGIDVTAAIRLLGEADAIHHFHAKDTKVYEENARQKGVLDTTAYTDEVDRSWLFRSIGYGHDESHWKDVVSTLRMVGYDGALSIEHEDSLTSAREGLEKAVDVLDRAVFETQPGDAYWAE
- a CDS encoding Gfo/Idh/MocA family protein, which gives rise to MTAPLDIGVLGYRFMGKAHANAFARLPMFFEDAPELNREVIVGRDEAALDDAADRLGFARTATDWRDVVDEVDVFYNLGPNHVHAEPSIAALEAGTPVFCEKPLAPTLSDAESMAAAAEEAGVPAGIAFNYRFVPAIQYAKELIENGELGEIHHFRGRYLQDWLVDPEAPWSWRNDAEMAGSGALGDLGAHTIDLARFLVGDVAEVSGQLRTFVDERPVDGEDERWAVTVDDAYSAQVAFDNGVMGTLEASRFASGHKNDHTIEIEGSKGGLRFSLERLNELELLREGSRGYETVLMTDPDDPYLDHWWPPGHVIGWEHTFVHENYEFLRSVSTGNEYHPDFGDGLAVQRVLDAIQRSDEQGERISVD